The following proteins are encoded in a genomic region of Nicotiana sylvestris chromosome 4, ASM39365v2, whole genome shotgun sequence:
- the LOC104246082 gene encoding amino acid transporter AVT6A-like has protein sequence MTYSDRKHRRSPKTTPLLPQKDANFGHSEAGFDGASFSGAVFNLSTTMVGAGIMALPATLKQLGAIPGLIVIILAAMLTEKSIEMLLRFTRVSKSASSYSGLAGDAFGGFGRTLLETCIVINNLGMLVVYMIIIGDVLSGTSSDGVHYSGVMEEWFGQHWWTVRSNILLLTTLLVFVPLVSFKRVDSLRYTSAMSVALAVVFVVITAGIVIVKFINGSIAMPRLLPKLIDQASFWKLFTTVPVLVTAYICHHNIHPIENELRDGSQMKSIVRTSIALCTTVYVATSFFGFLLFGDHTLDDVLANFDGELGIPYSSLLNDVVRVSYVIHLMLVFPIVFFSLRLNMDGLFFPYAIPIAYDNRRFFSVTAALICFIFLGANCVPSIWDAFQFTGATATVSVGFIFPAAIVLRDTHGIATKRDRLVSWVMILLAVSSSTVAICSDIYSIFNIGVEA, from the exons ATGACCTACTCCGACCGGAAGCATCGTCGGAGCCCTAAAACCACCCCTCTTCTGCCGCAAAAGGACGCCAATTTCGGCCATTCCGAAGCCGGATTCGACGGCGCTTCCTTCTCCGGCGCCGTCTTCAATCTCTCCACTACAATGGTCGGCGCCGGAATTATGGCACTTCCGGCTACTCTTAAGCAACTCGGTGCAATTCCAGGTCTTATCGTTATAATCCTCGCCGCTATGCTGACGGAGAAGTCAATTGAAATGTTGCTTAGATTCACCAGAGTTTCCAAATCCGCCTCCTCCTACTCCGGCCTCGCCGGCGATGCGTTCGGCGGATTTGGCCGTACTTTATTGGAAACTTGTATCGTGATTAACAATCTCGGAATGCTTGTTGTCTACATGATCATTATTG GTGATGTATTATCTGGAACTTCATCTGATGGGGTACACTATTCGGGCGTAATGGAAGAATGGTTTGGTCAACATTGGTGGACTGTGCGCTCCAACATATTGCTTCTTACTACACTCCTTGTCTTTGTTCCTCTTGTTTCATTCAAACGTGTTG ATTCATTGAGATATACATCAGCCATGTCAGTCGCTCTAGCTGTTGTATTTGTGGTAATCACAGCTGGAATAGTCATTGTTAAGTTCATTAATGGAAGCATTGCAATGCCCCGCTTGCTGCCAAAACTCATTGATCAAGCATCTTTCTGGAAGCTTTTCACAACTGTCCCTGTACTTGTCACTGCCTATATTTGCCATCACAATA TACATCCAATAGAGAATGAGCTAAGAGATGGCAGCCAGATGAAGTCAATAGTCCGGACTTCAATTGCGTTATGCACAACTGTATATGTGGCAACCAGCTTTTTTGGATTCCTTCTCTTTGGCGATCATACCTTGGATGATGTACTCGCCAACTTTGACGGTGAACTTGGGATTCCTTATAGCTCATTGCTTAATGATGTGGTGCGAGTGAGCTATGTCATCCACTTGATGCTTGTTTTCCCAATTGTTTTCTTTTCCCTTCGCCTCAATATGGATGGCCTCTTTTTCCCATATGCAATTCCTATTGCCTATGATAATCGCAGATTCTTTTCAGTCACAGCAGCTCTCATCTGTTTCATTTTTTTGGGAGCAAATTGTGTACCTAGCATTTGGGATGCATTCCAGTTTACTGGTGCCACAGCTACTGTCTCTGTTGGTTTCATTTTTCCGGCTGCTATTGTCCTTAG GGATACACATGGAATTGCAACCAAGAGGGACAGGTTAGTATCATGGGTCATGATACTGTTAGCGGTTTCATCAAGCACTGTGGCAATCTGCAGTGACATTTACAGCATTTTCAATATTGGAGTTGAAGCTTAG